A single region of the Glycine max cultivar Williams 82 chromosome 20, Glycine_max_v4.0, whole genome shotgun sequence genome encodes:
- the LOC100788652 gene encoding heavy metal-associated isoprenylated plant protein 30 isoform X1: MASLLQKAFGSEISSFIYRLFIYQNHNKGIPRNFKMPKKGRPLSLQTVELKVRMCCTGCERVVKNAIYKLKGIDSVEVDLEMERVRVGGYVDRNKVLKAVRRAGKRAEFWPYPNPPLYFTSADHYFKDTTHEFKESYNYYRHGYNLPERHGTMHVSHRGDDNVSNMFNDDNVNACHIM; the protein is encoded by the exons ATGGCTTCCTTACTACAGAAAGCTTTCGGCTCTGAAATCTCTTCGTTTATATACCGCCTTTTTATCTATCAAAATCATAACAAAGGCATTCCTAGGAACTTCAAGATGCCAAAGAAGGGTCGACCACTTTCCTTGCAG ACCGTAGAGCTGAAAGTAAGGATGTGCTGCACTGGCTGCGAGAGAGTTGTTAAAAACGCCATTTACAAACTCAAAg GCATTGATTCAGTGGAGGTGGACTTAGAGATGGAAAGGGTGAGGGTAGGTGGGTATGTTGACAGGAACAAGGTGCTTAAGGCTGTGAGGAGGGCCGGGAAGAGGGCAGAATTCTGGCCTTACCCTAATCCTCCACTTTACTTCACAAGTGCTGACCATTACTTCAAGGACACCACCCATGAGTTCAAAGAAAGCTACAACTACTATAGACATGGCTACAACCTCCCAGAGAGGCACGGCACCATGCATGTGTCTCACCGTGGAGATGACAATGTTAGCAACATGTTCAATGATGATAATGTCAATGCCTGCCATATCATGTAA
- the LOC100788652 gene encoding heavy metal-associated isoprenylated plant protein 30 isoform X2: MCCTGCERVVKNAIYKLKGIDSVEVDLEMERVRVGGYVDRNKVLKAVRRAGKRAEFWPYPNPPLYFTSADHYFKDTTHEFKESYNYYRHGYNLPERHGTMHVSHRGDDNVSNMFNDDNVNACHIM, translated from the exons ATGTGCTGCACTGGCTGCGAGAGAGTTGTTAAAAACGCCATTTACAAACTCAAAg GCATTGATTCAGTGGAGGTGGACTTAGAGATGGAAAGGGTGAGGGTAGGTGGGTATGTTGACAGGAACAAGGTGCTTAAGGCTGTGAGGAGGGCCGGGAAGAGGGCAGAATTCTGGCCTTACCCTAATCCTCCACTTTACTTCACAAGTGCTGACCATTACTTCAAGGACACCACCCATGAGTTCAAAGAAAGCTACAACTACTATAGACATGGCTACAACCTCCCAGAGAGGCACGGCACCATGCATGTGTCTCACCGTGGAGATGACAATGTTAGCAACATGTTCAATGATGATAATGTCAATGCCTGCCATATCATGTAA
- the LOC100801342 gene encoding type II inositol polyphosphate 5-phosphatase 15: protein MIVRIVVIGTGVRCLISAGILLGLSVRLCFHSLTSHTFPNFDSMDPSSSPLRQNDVASFDRQTSSRIYLHSSSSDDDVSPSHSIQSTNRRLDYMLQFLDRKLSSDHAHRRHSSGSRAAQLPEFVAKGGGAGIFRLPARGAVHPARPPSLELRPHPLRETQIGRFLRNIVSTESQLWAASECGVRFWNFKDLYASWCGVGEEEGVVARNGDEESAPFRESVWTSPTLCLVADEGNRLVWSGHKDGKIRCWKMDDDDDDNNNNNCDWSNRFTESLSWHAHRGPVLSLTFTSYGDLWSGSEGGGIKIWPLEAVEKSIHLTKEERHSAAIFVERSYVDLRSQLSTNGFSNMLTSDVKYLVSDNSRAKVWSAGYFSFALWDARTRELLKVFNSDGQIENRLDVSSIQDFSVELISSSRKDKTQSSIGFFQRSRNAIMGAADAVRRVAAKGGFGDDNRRTEALVVTIDGMIWTGCTSGLLVQWDGNGNRIQDFLYHSSSIQCFCTFGMQIWVGYVSGTVQVLDLKGSLIGGWVAHGSPIVKMTVGAGYVFALANHGGIRGWNITSPGPLDSILRSELGGKEFLYTKIENIKILSGTWNVGQGKASLDSLTSWLGSVASDVSLVVVGLQEVEMGAGFLAMSAAKETVGLEGSSVGQWWLDMIDKTLDEGSTFERIGSRQLAGLVIAVWVKTNIRFHVGDVEVAAVPCGFGRAIGNKGAVGLRIRVYDRIMCFVNCHFAAHLDAVGRRNADFDHVYRTMSFSRPTNLLNTTAAGTSSSVPTFRGTNSAEGMPELSEADMVVFLGDFNYRLDDISYDEARDFVSQRCFDWLRERDQLRAEMEAGNVFQGMREAIITFPPTYKFERHQVGLAGYDSGEKKRIPAWCDRILYRDSCTSLLSDCSLECPIVSSVLQYEACMDVTDSDHKPVRCIFSIDIARVDEPIRRQEFGEILESNEKIKYLLKELCKIPETIISTNNIILQNQDTLILRITNKCAEGNALFEIICEGQSTVTGDQKATNHQLRGSFGFPRWLEVSPATGIIRPDQIVEVSVHHEEFQTLEEFVDGVVQNSWCEDSRDKEAILVVKVHGNYTIQPRNHRVRVHHCYSSKKKPMIDSQPDSSRHIQGTVLHRSDFQPFSSSCDVVDQLQKLHSP from the exons ATGATAGTGCGTATTGTTGTTATTGGAACAGGTGTGAGGTGTCTCATCTCAGCTGGAATTTTGCTTGGTCTGTCTGTACGTCTCTGCTTCCACTCCCTCACATCGCACACTTTTCCGAATTTCGATTCAATGGATCCATCATCGTCACCACTCCGCCAAAACGACGTCGCTTCCTTCGACCGCCAAACTTCTTCTAGAATATACTTGCACTCCTCCTCTTCCGACGACGACGTTTCGCCCTCCCACTCTATCCAATCCACCAACCGCCGTCTCGATTACATGCTCCAGTTCCTCGACCGGAAGCTCTCCTCCGACCACGCCCACCGCCGCCACTCATCCGGCTCCCGCGCCGCGCAACTGCCGGAGTTCGTCGCGAAGGGCGGCGGCGCTGGCATCTTCCGCCTCCCTGCTCGCGGCGCGGTGCACCCGGCGCGGCCGCCGAGCCTTGAACTGCGGCCGCACCCGCTGCGAGAGACTCAGATTGGACGTTTCCTGAGGAACATTGTTTCCACCGAGTCGCAGCTATGGGCGGCTTCGGAGTGCGGGGTAAGATTCTGGAACTTCAAGGATCTGTACGCGTCGTGGTGCGgcgtaggagaagaagaaggagtgGTTGCGAGGAACGGCGACGAGGAGAGTGCGCCGTTTCGAGAGTCGGTGTGGACCTCACCAACGTTGTGTTTGGTTGCGGATGAGGGGAACAGGTTGGTTTGGAGTGGACATAAGGATGGGAAGATTAGGTGCTGGAAGATGGATGATGATGACGatgataacaacaacaacaactgcGATTGGAGCAATCGGTTTACGGAAAGCTTGTCTTGGCATGCTCACCGTGGACCTGTTCTTTCCCTTACCTTCACCTCTTACG GGGATCTGTGGTCGGGTTCAGAAGGAGGAGGTATAAAAATATGGCCTTTGGAGGCTGTTGAAAAATCTATTCATCTTACAAAGGAGGAAAGGCACAGTGCTGCCATATTTGTGGAGAGGTCCTATGTTGACTTGAGGAGCCAGCTATCTACAAATGGCTTCAGTAACATGCTAACTTCAGATGTAAAGTACTTAGTATCTGATAATTCGAGAGCAAAGGTGTGGAGTGCTGGCTATTTTTCATTTGCTTTGTG GGATGCTCGTACAAGAGAGCTACTGAAAGTTTTCAATTCAGATGGACAGATTGAGAATCGGTTGGATGTGTCCTCAATTCAAGACTTTTCAGTGGAGCTTATTTCAAGTTCAAGGAAAGACAAAACACAAAGTTCCATTGGGTTCTTTCAGCGTTCACGTAATGCCATAATGGGGGCAGCAGATGCTGTTCGTCGAGTTGCAGCAAAGGGAGGCTTTGGGGATGATAACCGGAGAACTGAAGCACTAGTGGTAACAATAGATGGAATGATTTGGACAGGGTGTACAAGTGGCTTACTGGTGCAATGGGATGGAAATGGCAATCGCATACAAGATTTTCtctaccattcatcttccatTCAGTGTTTTTGTACTTTTGGCATGCAAATTTGGGTAGGCTATGTGTCTGGCACTGTCCAGGTATTGGACCTCAAGGGTAGTCTGATTGGGGGATGGGTGGCTCATGGCAGTCCAATTGTAAAAATGACAGTTGGCGCTGGTTATGTATTTGCATTGGCTAACCATGGTGGCATTCGTGGATGGAACATCACCTCCCCAGGACCTCTTGATAGCATATTGCGTTCAGAATTGGGTGGCAAAGAATTTTTATAtactaaaatagaaaatataaaaatattgagtgGTACCTGGAATGTTGGACAAGGAAAAGCATCTCTAGATTCCCTTACTTCATGGCTAGGTTCTGTGGCCTCAGATGTTAGCCTTGTTGTTGTTGGGTTGCAAGAGGTTGAAATGGGTGCTGGATTTCTTGCAATGTCTGCAGCTAAAGAAACG GTAGGATTGGAGGGAAGTTCTGTTGGGCAGTGGTGGCTGGATATGATAGACAAAACATTAGATGAAGGTTCAACATTTGAACGTATTGGATCCAGGCAACTTGCTGGCTTGGTCATTGCTGTGTG ggTTAAAACCAACATTAGATTTCATGTTGGGGATGTCGAAGTGGCAGCAGTTCCATGTGGCTTTGGACGTGCTATTGGCAATAAG GGAGCTGTTGGTTTGAGAATTAGAGTGTATGATCGGATAATGTGCTTTGTTAATTGTCACTTTGCTGCACATTTAGATGCAGTTGGTCGTCGCAACGCAGATTTTGATCATGTATACCGAACAATGTCCTTCAGTCGGCCAACAAACCTCTTAAATACTACAGCTG CTGGCACTTCATCTTCTGTTCCAACGTTTCGTGGTACAAAT TCTGCAGAAGGGATGCCCGAGTTATCTGAGGCAGACATGGTTGTGTTTCTTGGTGATTTTAATTATCGACTTGATGACATTTCTTATGACGAAGCAAGAGATTTTGTTTCTCAAAGATGCTTTGATTGGCTTAGAGAAAGGGACCAACTTCGAGCAGAAATGGAAGCTGGGAATGTCTTCCAAGGAATGCGTGAAGCAATTATAACATTTCCTCCCACATACAAGTTTGAACGGCACCAAGTTGGTTTGGCAG GGTATGATTCTGGGGAAAAGAAACGCATCCCTGCTTGGTGTGACAGAATTTTGTATCGTGATAGCTGCACTTCTTTGTTGTCTGATTGCAGTTTAGAGTGTCCCATTGTCTCCTCAGTATTACA GTATGAAGCTTGCATGGATGTCACAGATAGTGACCACAAGCCTGTCCGCTGCATATTTTCTATAGATATTGCTCGAGTAGATGAACCAATCCGGAGGCAGGAGTTTGGAGAGATTCTTGAGTcaaatgagaaaattaaatatcttcTGAAAGAACTATGCAAGATTCCTGAAACTATCATTAGTACAAACAACATAATTCTTCAAAACCAGGACACATTAATTTTGCGTATTACAAATAAATGTGCAGAAGGCAATGctttgtttgaaataatttGTGAAGGTCAGTCTACTGTTACAGGGGATCAGAAGGCTACTAACCATCAGTTGAGAGGTTCCTTTGGCTTCCCAAGGTGGCTTGAG GTGAGTCCTGCAACTGGTATAATAAGACCAGATCAAATTGTTGAAGTATCAGTGCATCATGAGGAATTTCAGACTCTGGAAGAGTTTGTTGATGGCGTTGTACAAAATTCTTGGTGCGAAGACTCCAGAGACAAGGAAGCTATTTTGGTTGTTAAGGTGCATGGCAATTACACTATCCAGCCAAGAAATCACCGAGTCCGTGTTCACCACTGTTATTCATCCAAGAAAAAACCTATGATTGACTCTCAACCAGATAGCTCCAGGCATATCCAAGGAACTGTACTACACCGATCTGATTTCCAACCATTCAGCAGTTCCTGTGATGTGGTTGACCAGCTACAGAAATTGCATAGCCCTTGA
- the LOC100789187 gene encoding ras-related protein RABA5a-like isoform X1 translates to MAFYNEEEKTEDYLFKIVLIGDSAVGKSNLLARFARDEFYPNSKSTIGVEFQTQKMDINGKEVKAQIWDTAGQERFRAVTSAYYRGAVGALLVYDISRRQTFDSIGRWLNELHTHSDMNVVTILVGNKSDLKDAREVATAEGKALAEAQGLFFMETSALDSSNVAAAFETVVKEIYNILSRKVMMSQELNKQDVTRIENGKTVVLQGEGEGDGEADAQSKKRCCSS, encoded by the exons ATGGCTTTTTATAATGAAGAAGAGAAGACTGAAGACTACCTCTTCAAGATTGTTTTAATTGGTGATTCAGCTGTAGGGAAATCAAATTTACTTGCACGATTTGCCAGAGATGAGTTTTATCCTAATTCAAAGTCAACTATAGGAGTAGAGTTTCAAACTCAGAAGATGGATATTAATGGGAAGGAAGTTAAAGCACAGATATGGGACACTGCTGGGCAGGAGAGGTTCAGAGCTGTTACATCTGCATATTATAGGGGTGCAGTTGGAGCTCTTCTGGTGTATGATATCAGTCGGCGCCAAACGTTTGATAGCATAGGCCGATGGCTTAATGAACTTCACA CTCACTCTGACATGAACGTTGTGACAATACTTGTTGGGAACAAGTCAGATCTTAAAGATGCAAGGGAGGTGGCTACCGCGGAAGGCAAGGCCTTAGCTGAGGCACAGGGTTTGTTCTTCATGGAGACATCAGCTCTTGATTCATCAAATGTAGCAGCTGCTTTTGAAACTGTTGTAAAGGAGATTTACAACATCCTAAGTCGGAAGGTTATGATGTCTCAAGAGCTCAACAAACAGGATGTTACccgaattgaaaatggaaagaCTGTTGTACTACAAGGGGAAGGGGAAGGGGACGGAGAAGCAGATGCCCAGTCTAAAAAAAGATGTTGTTCATCTTAG